Part of the Thermovenabulum gondwanense genome, AATTTATTAAATTTTGTAGAAATAGAATAAGAAAAAGTAATTATTATCACAAATAATATATAATAAGGTGTTGCTAATGCAAAACATTAATAAAAACGAAATTTTAATAACGGGTTATGCAAAATTACCTGAAGAAACAACAGCATATAAACTTTACAGTGTTGTAGGGATTAGTTTACGTGTTAATATTGAAACTTCAGAAATTATTGATGCAGATATAACTCTTGCAACTTCTGTAGCTAAACAATTTTTTAAAGACGTTGTTGTAGGTAAAAGTATGAAAAAGATAGATGAAATAATTAACATATTTGAAAGACAATATTTAGGTACCGCTAAAAAATCTATAATTACTGCTTTAAAAATATGCCACATGAAATATAGAGATTATTTAAGAAATATTGAGAGCGATGATGAATAGTAAAAAATAATTAAAATTTTTGTAAGGCCATTTATCTGCAGTGACAAAAAGACCTTTTGTCATAAAAGCAGATAATGTGCGGCCTAAGATAGCTTTATTATGCTGTCTTAGGCCGCTTTTATTTTATAAAAAATTTTGAGAGGTGATTATTTATGAATATATCTAAGGAAAGATTACGCCTACAGAGCTTAAAAGACAAAATTATGACAGCTGAAGAAGCAGCCAATTTAATTAAAGACGGTATGATTGTTGCTACCAGCGGTTTTACACCTTCTGGCTATCCGAAAGAAGTACCAATAGCGATTTCAAAAAGAGCGGAAAAGGAAAATCTAAAGATTACCCTTTATACTGGGGCTTCTGTAGGCGACGAGCTGGATGGTACCCTTTCAAGAGCCAATGCACTGATAAAGAGAATACCCTATCAGACCAATGAAAGTATAAGAAATGCCATTAATTCAGGAAAAATAGAATTTGTTGATCTTCATCTTAGCCATATGCCGCAGATGATAAGATATGGTTTTCTTGGAAAGATTGATGTAGCAATTATAGAAGCCGTTGCCATTAGGGAGGATGGGGGGGTAGTTCCAGCTACTTCTGTGGGTAATAGTCCTGTTTTTGTAGAAATGGCGGAAAAGGTGATAATTGAATTAAATGAAAGTCATCCTTTAGAACTTGAAGGTATGCACGATATTTATACACCGAAGAATCCTCCTAATAGAAAACCTATTCCTTTAACCAAGGTAGATCAAAGAATTGGGGGAAATTATATACCGTGCAATCCTGATAAAATTGCAGCTATTGTTCTTACCAATAGAAAGGACAGTGTAAGACCTCTTGCACCTGTTGACGAGACGTCTAAAAAAATATCCGAACATCTTATAGAGTTTTTAGAAAATGAGGTTAAAAAGGGAAGGCTCCCGAAAAACCTACTTCCTCTCCAGTCAGGCGTAGGAAATATAGCTAATGCGGTTTTGAAAGGTCTATTGGATTCACCTTTTGAAGGACTTGAATTCTATTCTGAAGTAATTCAGGACGCAGTTTTTGACCTTTTGGACAGCGGGAAAATGGTAATTGCCTCCGGTACCTCTGTTACCCCTTCGGAAGAGGGACTTGAAAGATTTTACCAAAATATTGATTTTTACAGAGAAAGAATAATACTCCGGCCGCAGGAAATAAGTAATAATCCTGAAATAATAAGGCGTCTTGGTGTTATAGCAATGAATACAGCTATTGAGGTAGATATTTACGGACATGTCAATTCAACTCATATCATGGGGACAAAGATGATGAATGGCATCGGAGGTTCAGGAGATTTTACGAGAAATGCTTATATATCCATATTTGCTACTCCTTCTACTGCAAAAAACGGATTGATTTCATGCATAGTGCCGATGGTTTCTCATGTAGACCACACTGAGCACGATGTAATGGTTGTCGTTACAGAACAAGGCCTTGCTGATTTAAGGGGATTAAGTCCTAAGGAAAGGGCTAAGGAGATTATTAAAAAATGTGCACATCCCGATTTTAAAGATGCCTTAATGGAATACTTCAATAAAGCAATAGAAAAAGCAGGCTTAACCCATACTCCGCATATTCTTGAAGAAGCTTTTTCTTGGCATACAAAATTTTTAAAAGAAGGGAGGATGATTTAAAAACATTGTAAGGCTAATATTCTAAGTAATTCTTTTACTCAAAAATTTTAA contains:
- a CDS encoding acetyl-CoA hydrolase/transferase family protein, yielding MNISKERLRLQSLKDKIMTAEEAANLIKDGMIVATSGFTPSGYPKEVPIAISKRAEKENLKITLYTGASVGDELDGTLSRANALIKRIPYQTNESIRNAINSGKIEFVDLHLSHMPQMIRYGFLGKIDVAIIEAVAIREDGGVVPATSVGNSPVFVEMAEKVIIELNESHPLELEGMHDIYTPKNPPNRKPIPLTKVDQRIGGNYIPCNPDKIAAIVLTNRKDSVRPLAPVDETSKKISEHLIEFLENEVKKGRLPKNLLPLQSGVGNIANAVLKGLLDSPFEGLEFYSEVIQDAVFDLLDSGKMVIASGTSVTPSEEGLERFYQNIDFYRERIILRPQEISNNPEIIRRLGVIAMNTAIEVDIYGHVNSTHIMGTKMMNGIGGSGDFTRNAYISIFATPSTAKNGLISCIVPMVSHVDHTEHDVMVVVTEQGLADLRGLSPKERAKEIIKKCAHPDFKDALMEYFNKAIEKAGLTHTPHILEEAFSWHTKFLKEGRMI
- a CDS encoding DUF3870 domain-containing protein; this encodes MQNINKNEILITGYAKLPEETTAYKLYSVVGISLRVNIETSEIIDADITLATSVAKQFFKDVVVGKSMKKIDEIINIFERQYLGTAKKSIITALKICHMKYRDYLRNIESDDE